The following coding sequences are from one Tachysurus vachellii isolate PV-2020 chromosome 7, HZAU_Pvac_v1, whole genome shotgun sequence window:
- the homezb gene encoding homeobox and leucine zipper encoding b isoform X5, translated as MSSSPMDSEETSISTCNAENQVQAAAQKETVKNSPAAKNSQSISPASILPQRKASSSSESTKGSQSKNSASSGTSGLNQTHLVCLPLVSEGLKLVWVRSEQTNELDAVSDLVEAFNAFPYPTEQEASALARRCSLSAERVKVWFMMQRVRYGISWADDDIRQTRLKLRRLQSMSLGEEGEEEEEDYLAHEERTPETQQQDVKQAPVTEVYTGYAHYTPQLVFSQDEASDFNSRQNSIIPQYTNGVENFVQQQTENQCVADFQNVSVDKDQAQLPRELNHLPPHELKAESSSTYRALSKSAVVCGPPITQQRKKSKAQLMALRRSFVQKNWPSEAEVQRLQRATGLGRHEIRKWFADSRYQLRRSGRSWLAELSKPSQSLEPSGRFQQQLNSDEFQEDGEASGAGLDVDLDVDMEDQQGPVEDGVSESNTRKEDQTEDPSHKDSQASVKQERRDITIVPSPSPASSSPSPSLLQGWNPSLGPEPNLRKKTWEQLNMLRQSFLHCQWPTSEDYTVLQQKTGLTRTEIVQWYGDTRYHIKHSNLRWIHPDDRERVRTGVMKQQKRAGKGPRSRRWTESTDPSFRFREPQPSNGTGGSEAKSWDELYKTASSVLPGGEL; from the coding sequence ATGTCTTCCTCACCCATGGACTCAGAGGAGACCAGCATAAGTACATGCAATGCAGAGAACCAGGTACAAGCAGCGGCGCAAAAAGAGACTGTGAAAAACTCACCTGCTGCCAAAAACAGCCAAAGTATTTCTCCCGCCTCCATTTTGCCTCAGAGGAAAGCCTCATCCTCTTCAGAGTCTACAAAAGGAAGCCAAAGCAAGAACTCAGCCTCCTCAGGCACATCTGGCCTCAACCAGACACACTTGGTGTGTCTTCCTCTGGTATCTGAAGGTCTGAAGCTGGTGTGGGTGCGCTCGGAGCAGACTAACGAGCTGGATGCAGTATCAGATCTTGTAGAAGCATTTAATGCCTTTCCCTACCCcacagagcaggaggccagtgCTCTGGCACGTCGCTGCTCCCTCTCAGCTGAGCGCGTCAAAGTGTGGTTTATGATGCAGCGCGTCCGCTACGGAATCAGCTGGGCAGACGACGACATCCGGCAGACGCGGCTTAAGTTGCGGCGTCTGCAAAGCATGTCACTCGGGGAGGAgggtgaggaagaagaggaggattATTTAGCACATGAAGAGAGGACACCTGAGACGCAACAGCAGGATGTTAAACAGGCTCCTGTGACAGAGGTCTATACGGGTTatgcacactacacaccacaactaGTTTTCTCCCAGGACGAAGCCAGTGACTTTAACAGCAGGCAAAACAGCATCATTCCTCAGTACACCAACGGCGTAGAGAACTTTGTTCAGCAGCAAACTGAAAACCAGTGTGTGGCTGATTTTCAAAATGTATCTGTTGACAAAGACCAGGCTCAGTTGCCCAGAGAACTGAATCATTTACCTCCTCACGAGCTCAAGGCTGAGAGTTCCAGCACTTATAGAGCTCTGTCCAAATCAGCCGTGGTTTGTGGTCCTCCCATAACTCAGCAGCGGAAGAAATCCAAAGCACAGCTGATGGCGCTTCGCCGTAGCTTTGTCCAAAAGAACTGGCCGTCTGAGGCTGAGGTGCAGCGGCTACAGCGAGCCACCGGGCTCGGACGACACGAGATCCGTAAGTGGTTTGCTGACAGTCGATACCAGCTTCGCAGGAGCGGTCGGTCCTGGCTGGCTGAACTGAGCAAGCCGAGTCAGTCACTAGAGCCTTCGGGTAGATTTCAACAACAGTTAAACAGCGACGAGTTTCAGGAGGATGGCGAAGCCTCAGGAGCGGGGCTTGACGTTGATCTCGATGTGGACATGGAGGATCAACAGGGCCCAGTAGAAGATGGGGTCAGCGAGTCGAACACGAGGAAAGAGGACCAGACTGAAGATCCATCACACAAAGACAGCCAGGCTTCCGTTAAACAGGAGCGGCGTGATATCACTATCGTCCCTTCTCCATCTCCCGCCTCCTCTTCTCCATCTCCGTCACTCCTACAAGGCTGGAACCCCAGCCTGGGTCCTGAGCCCAACCTCCGGAAGAAGACATGGGAGCAGTTAAACATGCTGAGGCAGAGCTTCCTGCACTGTCAGTGGCCCACTAGCGAAGACTACACAGTCTTGCAGCAGAAGACAGGACTGACACGGACTGAGATTGTTCAGTGGTACGGAGATACACGCTACCACATTAAACACTCCAACCTGCGCTGGATTCACCCGGACGACCGAGAACGTGTACGCACAGGTGTCATGAAGCAGCAGAAGAGAGCAGGGAAGGGCCCCAGGAGcaggagatggacagagagCACAGATCCGAGCTTCAGGTTTAGGGAGCCGCAGCCCAGTAACGGGACAGGAGGGAGTGAGGCGAAGTCATGGGACGAATTATACAAGACCGCTTCCTCAGTACTGCCAGGGGGTGAACTTTGA
- the homezb gene encoding homeobox and leucine zipper encoding b isoform X3: MQQVAMQQCEPPQQQREDNRKLEAKTRDSEESDAYECRICGYKAADVCALSQHLHSVHPVTALPGPSSVKDESKGASEGQKSPPEGNSEFSEGSMSSSPMDSEETSISTCNAENQVQAAAQKETVKNSPAAKNSQSISPASILPQRKASSSSESTKGSQSKNSASSGTSGLNQTHLVCLPLVSEGLKLVWVRSEQTNELDAVSDLVEAFNAFPYPTEQEASALARRCSLSAERVKVWFMMQRVRYGISWADDDIRQTRLKLRRLQSMSLGEEGEEEEEDYLAHEERTPETQQQDVKQAPVTEVYTGYAHYTPQLVFSQDEASDFNSRQNSIIPQYTNGVENFVQQQTENQCVADFQNVSVDKDQAQLPRELNHLPPHELKAESSSTYRALSKSAVVCGPPITQQRKKSKAQLMALRRSFVQKNWPSEAEVQRLQRATGLGRHEIRKWFADSRYQLRRSGRSWLAELSKPSQSLEPSGRFQQQLNSDEFQEDGEASGAGLDVDLDVDMEDQQGPVEDGVSESNTRKEDQTEDPSHKDSQASVKQERRDITIVPSPSPASSSPSPSLLQGWNPSLGPEPNLRKKTWEQLNMLRQSFLHCQWPTSEDYTVLQQKTGLTRTEIVQWYGDTRYHIKHSNLRWIHPDDRERVRTGVMKQQKRAGKGPRSRRWTESTDPSFRFREPQPSNGTGGSEAKSWDELYKTASSVLPGGEL, encoded by the exons ATGCAG CAGGTCGCCATGCAGCAGTGTGAACCCCCTCAGCAACAGCGCGAGGACAACCGGAAGCTGGAGGCGAAAACAAGGGACAGCGAGGAGAGTGATGCTTATGAATGCAGGATCTGCGGCTACAAAGCAGCGGATGTCTGCGCTCTTAGTCAACATCTGCACTCTGTCCATCCTGTTACTGCTCTGCCTGGACCGAGCTCAGTAAAAGATGAGAGTAAAGGAGCCTCAGAGGGACAGAAGAGTCCACCTGAAGGAAAT TCTGAATTTTCCGAAGGGTCCATGTCTTCCTCACCCATGGACTCAGAGGAGACCAGCATAAGTACATGCAATGCAGAGAACCAGGTACAAGCAGCGGCGCAAAAAGAGACTGTGAAAAACTCACCTGCTGCCAAAAACAGCCAAAGTATTTCTCCCGCCTCCATTTTGCCTCAGAGGAAAGCCTCATCCTCTTCAGAGTCTACAAAAGGAAGCCAAAGCAAGAACTCAGCCTCCTCAGGCACATCTGGCCTCAACCAGACACACTTGGTGTGTCTTCCTCTGGTATCTGAAGGTCTGAAGCTGGTGTGGGTGCGCTCGGAGCAGACTAACGAGCTGGATGCAGTATCAGATCTTGTAGAAGCATTTAATGCCTTTCCCTACCCcacagagcaggaggccagtgCTCTGGCACGTCGCTGCTCCCTCTCAGCTGAGCGCGTCAAAGTGTGGTTTATGATGCAGCGCGTCCGCTACGGAATCAGCTGGGCAGACGACGACATCCGGCAGACGCGGCTTAAGTTGCGGCGTCTGCAAAGCATGTCACTCGGGGAGGAgggtgaggaagaagaggaggattATTTAGCACATGAAGAGAGGACACCTGAGACGCAACAGCAGGATGTTAAACAGGCTCCTGTGACAGAGGTCTATACGGGTTatgcacactacacaccacaactaGTTTTCTCCCAGGACGAAGCCAGTGACTTTAACAGCAGGCAAAACAGCATCATTCCTCAGTACACCAACGGCGTAGAGAACTTTGTTCAGCAGCAAACTGAAAACCAGTGTGTGGCTGATTTTCAAAATGTATCTGTTGACAAAGACCAGGCTCAGTTGCCCAGAGAACTGAATCATTTACCTCCTCACGAGCTCAAGGCTGAGAGTTCCAGCACTTATAGAGCTCTGTCCAAATCAGCCGTGGTTTGTGGTCCTCCCATAACTCAGCAGCGGAAGAAATCCAAAGCACAGCTGATGGCGCTTCGCCGTAGCTTTGTCCAAAAGAACTGGCCGTCTGAGGCTGAGGTGCAGCGGCTACAGCGAGCCACCGGGCTCGGACGACACGAGATCCGTAAGTGGTTTGCTGACAGTCGATACCAGCTTCGCAGGAGCGGTCGGTCCTGGCTGGCTGAACTGAGCAAGCCGAGTCAGTCACTAGAGCCTTCGGGTAGATTTCAACAACAGTTAAACAGCGACGAGTTTCAGGAGGATGGCGAAGCCTCAGGAGCGGGGCTTGACGTTGATCTCGATGTGGACATGGAGGATCAACAGGGCCCAGTAGAAGATGGGGTCAGCGAGTCGAACACGAGGAAAGAGGACCAGACTGAAGATCCATCACACAAAGACAGCCAGGCTTCCGTTAAACAGGAGCGGCGTGATATCACTATCGTCCCTTCTCCATCTCCCGCCTCCTCTTCTCCATCTCCGTCACTCCTACAAGGCTGGAACCCCAGCCTGGGTCCTGAGCCCAACCTCCGGAAGAAGACATGGGAGCAGTTAAACATGCTGAGGCAGAGCTTCCTGCACTGTCAGTGGCCCACTAGCGAAGACTACACAGTCTTGCAGCAGAAGACAGGACTGACACGGACTGAGATTGTTCAGTGGTACGGAGATACACGCTACCACATTAAACACTCCAACCTGCGCTGGATTCACCCGGACGACCGAGAACGTGTACGCACAGGTGTCATGAAGCAGCAGAAGAGAGCAGGGAAGGGCCCCAGGAGcaggagatggacagagagCACAGATCCGAGCTTCAGGTTTAGGGAGCCGCAGCCCAGTAACGGGACAGGAGGGAGTGAGGCGAAGTCATGGGACGAATTATACAAGACCGCTTCCTCAGTACTGCCAGGGGGTGAACTTTGA
- the homezb gene encoding homeobox and leucine zipper encoding b isoform X1 yields MLLQRQVAMQQCEPPQQQREDNRKLEAKTRDSEESDAYECRICGYKAADVCALSQHLHSVHPVTALPGPSSVKDESKGASEGQKSPPEGNSEFSEGSMSSSPMDSEETSISTCNAENQVQAAAQKETVKNSPAAKNSQSISPASILPQRKASSSSESTKGSQSKNSASSGTSGLNQTHLVCLPLVSEGLKLVWVRSEQTNELDAVSDLVEAFNAFPYPTEQEASALARRCSLSAERVKVWFMMQRVRYGISWADDDIRQTRLKLRRLQSMSLGEEGEEEEEDYLAHEERTPETQQQDVKQAPVTEVYTGYAHYTPQLVFSQDEASDFNSRQNSIIPQYTNGVENFVQQQTENQCVADFQNVSVDKDQAQLPRELNHLPPHELKAESSSTYRALSKSAVVCGPPITQQRKKSKAQLMALRRSFVQKNWPSEAEVQRLQRATGLGRHEIRKWFADSRYQLRRSGRSWLAELSKPSQSLEPSGRFQQQLNSDEFQEDGEASGAGLDVDLDVDMEDQQGPVEDGVSESNTRKEDQTEDPSHKDSQASVKQERRDITIVPSPSPASSSPSPSLLQGWNPSLGPEPNLRKKTWEQLNMLRQSFLHCQWPTSEDYTVLQQKTGLTRTEIVQWYGDTRYHIKHSNLRWIHPDDRERVRTGVMKQQKRAGKGPRSRRWTESTDPSFRFREPQPSNGTGGSEAKSWDELYKTASSVLPGGEL; encoded by the exons ATGTTGTTACAGCGG CAGGTCGCCATGCAGCAGTGTGAACCCCCTCAGCAACAGCGCGAGGACAACCGGAAGCTGGAGGCGAAAACAAGGGACAGCGAGGAGAGTGATGCTTATGAATGCAGGATCTGCGGCTACAAAGCAGCGGATGTCTGCGCTCTTAGTCAACATCTGCACTCTGTCCATCCTGTTACTGCTCTGCCTGGACCGAGCTCAGTAAAAGATGAGAGTAAAGGAGCCTCAGAGGGACAGAAGAGTCCACCTGAAGGAAAT TCTGAATTTTCCGAAGGGTCCATGTCTTCCTCACCCATGGACTCAGAGGAGACCAGCATAAGTACATGCAATGCAGAGAACCAGGTACAAGCAGCGGCGCAAAAAGAGACTGTGAAAAACTCACCTGCTGCCAAAAACAGCCAAAGTATTTCTCCCGCCTCCATTTTGCCTCAGAGGAAAGCCTCATCCTCTTCAGAGTCTACAAAAGGAAGCCAAAGCAAGAACTCAGCCTCCTCAGGCACATCTGGCCTCAACCAGACACACTTGGTGTGTCTTCCTCTGGTATCTGAAGGTCTGAAGCTGGTGTGGGTGCGCTCGGAGCAGACTAACGAGCTGGATGCAGTATCAGATCTTGTAGAAGCATTTAATGCCTTTCCCTACCCcacagagcaggaggccagtgCTCTGGCACGTCGCTGCTCCCTCTCAGCTGAGCGCGTCAAAGTGTGGTTTATGATGCAGCGCGTCCGCTACGGAATCAGCTGGGCAGACGACGACATCCGGCAGACGCGGCTTAAGTTGCGGCGTCTGCAAAGCATGTCACTCGGGGAGGAgggtgaggaagaagaggaggattATTTAGCACATGAAGAGAGGACACCTGAGACGCAACAGCAGGATGTTAAACAGGCTCCTGTGACAGAGGTCTATACGGGTTatgcacactacacaccacaactaGTTTTCTCCCAGGACGAAGCCAGTGACTTTAACAGCAGGCAAAACAGCATCATTCCTCAGTACACCAACGGCGTAGAGAACTTTGTTCAGCAGCAAACTGAAAACCAGTGTGTGGCTGATTTTCAAAATGTATCTGTTGACAAAGACCAGGCTCAGTTGCCCAGAGAACTGAATCATTTACCTCCTCACGAGCTCAAGGCTGAGAGTTCCAGCACTTATAGAGCTCTGTCCAAATCAGCCGTGGTTTGTGGTCCTCCCATAACTCAGCAGCGGAAGAAATCCAAAGCACAGCTGATGGCGCTTCGCCGTAGCTTTGTCCAAAAGAACTGGCCGTCTGAGGCTGAGGTGCAGCGGCTACAGCGAGCCACCGGGCTCGGACGACACGAGATCCGTAAGTGGTTTGCTGACAGTCGATACCAGCTTCGCAGGAGCGGTCGGTCCTGGCTGGCTGAACTGAGCAAGCCGAGTCAGTCACTAGAGCCTTCGGGTAGATTTCAACAACAGTTAAACAGCGACGAGTTTCAGGAGGATGGCGAAGCCTCAGGAGCGGGGCTTGACGTTGATCTCGATGTGGACATGGAGGATCAACAGGGCCCAGTAGAAGATGGGGTCAGCGAGTCGAACACGAGGAAAGAGGACCAGACTGAAGATCCATCACACAAAGACAGCCAGGCTTCCGTTAAACAGGAGCGGCGTGATATCACTATCGTCCCTTCTCCATCTCCCGCCTCCTCTTCTCCATCTCCGTCACTCCTACAAGGCTGGAACCCCAGCCTGGGTCCTGAGCCCAACCTCCGGAAGAAGACATGGGAGCAGTTAAACATGCTGAGGCAGAGCTTCCTGCACTGTCAGTGGCCCACTAGCGAAGACTACACAGTCTTGCAGCAGAAGACAGGACTGACACGGACTGAGATTGTTCAGTGGTACGGAGATACACGCTACCACATTAAACACTCCAACCTGCGCTGGATTCACCCGGACGACCGAGAACGTGTACGCACAGGTGTCATGAAGCAGCAGAAGAGAGCAGGGAAGGGCCCCAGGAGcaggagatggacagagagCACAGATCCGAGCTTCAGGTTTAGGGAGCCGCAGCCCAGTAACGGGACAGGAGGGAGTGAGGCGAAGTCATGGGACGAATTATACAAGACCGCTTCCTCAGTACTGCCAGGGGGTGAACTTTGA
- the homezb gene encoding homeobox and leucine zipper encoding b isoform X2: MPQQVAMQQCEPPQQQREDNRKLEAKTRDSEESDAYECRICGYKAADVCALSQHLHSVHPVTALPGPSSVKDESKGASEGQKSPPEGNSEFSEGSMSSSPMDSEETSISTCNAENQVQAAAQKETVKNSPAAKNSQSISPASILPQRKASSSSESTKGSQSKNSASSGTSGLNQTHLVCLPLVSEGLKLVWVRSEQTNELDAVSDLVEAFNAFPYPTEQEASALARRCSLSAERVKVWFMMQRVRYGISWADDDIRQTRLKLRRLQSMSLGEEGEEEEEDYLAHEERTPETQQQDVKQAPVTEVYTGYAHYTPQLVFSQDEASDFNSRQNSIIPQYTNGVENFVQQQTENQCVADFQNVSVDKDQAQLPRELNHLPPHELKAESSSTYRALSKSAVVCGPPITQQRKKSKAQLMALRRSFVQKNWPSEAEVQRLQRATGLGRHEIRKWFADSRYQLRRSGRSWLAELSKPSQSLEPSGRFQQQLNSDEFQEDGEASGAGLDVDLDVDMEDQQGPVEDGVSESNTRKEDQTEDPSHKDSQASVKQERRDITIVPSPSPASSSPSPSLLQGWNPSLGPEPNLRKKTWEQLNMLRQSFLHCQWPTSEDYTVLQQKTGLTRTEIVQWYGDTRYHIKHSNLRWIHPDDRERVRTGVMKQQKRAGKGPRSRRWTESTDPSFRFREPQPSNGTGGSEAKSWDELYKTASSVLPGGEL; this comes from the exons ATGCCTCAG CAGGTCGCCATGCAGCAGTGTGAACCCCCTCAGCAACAGCGCGAGGACAACCGGAAGCTGGAGGCGAAAACAAGGGACAGCGAGGAGAGTGATGCTTATGAATGCAGGATCTGCGGCTACAAAGCAGCGGATGTCTGCGCTCTTAGTCAACATCTGCACTCTGTCCATCCTGTTACTGCTCTGCCTGGACCGAGCTCAGTAAAAGATGAGAGTAAAGGAGCCTCAGAGGGACAGAAGAGTCCACCTGAAGGAAAT TCTGAATTTTCCGAAGGGTCCATGTCTTCCTCACCCATGGACTCAGAGGAGACCAGCATAAGTACATGCAATGCAGAGAACCAGGTACAAGCAGCGGCGCAAAAAGAGACTGTGAAAAACTCACCTGCTGCCAAAAACAGCCAAAGTATTTCTCCCGCCTCCATTTTGCCTCAGAGGAAAGCCTCATCCTCTTCAGAGTCTACAAAAGGAAGCCAAAGCAAGAACTCAGCCTCCTCAGGCACATCTGGCCTCAACCAGACACACTTGGTGTGTCTTCCTCTGGTATCTGAAGGTCTGAAGCTGGTGTGGGTGCGCTCGGAGCAGACTAACGAGCTGGATGCAGTATCAGATCTTGTAGAAGCATTTAATGCCTTTCCCTACCCcacagagcaggaggccagtgCTCTGGCACGTCGCTGCTCCCTCTCAGCTGAGCGCGTCAAAGTGTGGTTTATGATGCAGCGCGTCCGCTACGGAATCAGCTGGGCAGACGACGACATCCGGCAGACGCGGCTTAAGTTGCGGCGTCTGCAAAGCATGTCACTCGGGGAGGAgggtgaggaagaagaggaggattATTTAGCACATGAAGAGAGGACACCTGAGACGCAACAGCAGGATGTTAAACAGGCTCCTGTGACAGAGGTCTATACGGGTTatgcacactacacaccacaactaGTTTTCTCCCAGGACGAAGCCAGTGACTTTAACAGCAGGCAAAACAGCATCATTCCTCAGTACACCAACGGCGTAGAGAACTTTGTTCAGCAGCAAACTGAAAACCAGTGTGTGGCTGATTTTCAAAATGTATCTGTTGACAAAGACCAGGCTCAGTTGCCCAGAGAACTGAATCATTTACCTCCTCACGAGCTCAAGGCTGAGAGTTCCAGCACTTATAGAGCTCTGTCCAAATCAGCCGTGGTTTGTGGTCCTCCCATAACTCAGCAGCGGAAGAAATCCAAAGCACAGCTGATGGCGCTTCGCCGTAGCTTTGTCCAAAAGAACTGGCCGTCTGAGGCTGAGGTGCAGCGGCTACAGCGAGCCACCGGGCTCGGACGACACGAGATCCGTAAGTGGTTTGCTGACAGTCGATACCAGCTTCGCAGGAGCGGTCGGTCCTGGCTGGCTGAACTGAGCAAGCCGAGTCAGTCACTAGAGCCTTCGGGTAGATTTCAACAACAGTTAAACAGCGACGAGTTTCAGGAGGATGGCGAAGCCTCAGGAGCGGGGCTTGACGTTGATCTCGATGTGGACATGGAGGATCAACAGGGCCCAGTAGAAGATGGGGTCAGCGAGTCGAACACGAGGAAAGAGGACCAGACTGAAGATCCATCACACAAAGACAGCCAGGCTTCCGTTAAACAGGAGCGGCGTGATATCACTATCGTCCCTTCTCCATCTCCCGCCTCCTCTTCTCCATCTCCGTCACTCCTACAAGGCTGGAACCCCAGCCTGGGTCCTGAGCCCAACCTCCGGAAGAAGACATGGGAGCAGTTAAACATGCTGAGGCAGAGCTTCCTGCACTGTCAGTGGCCCACTAGCGAAGACTACACAGTCTTGCAGCAGAAGACAGGACTGACACGGACTGAGATTGTTCAGTGGTACGGAGATACACGCTACCACATTAAACACTCCAACCTGCGCTGGATTCACCCGGACGACCGAGAACGTGTACGCACAGGTGTCATGAAGCAGCAGAAGAGAGCAGGGAAGGGCCCCAGGAGcaggagatggacagagagCACAGATCCGAGCTTCAGGTTTAGGGAGCCGCAGCCCAGTAACGGGACAGGAGGGAGTGAGGCGAAGTCATGGGACGAATTATACAAGACCGCTTCCTCAGTACTGCCAGGGGGTGAACTTTGA
- the homezb gene encoding homeobox and leucine zipper encoding b isoform X4, with the protein MQQCEPPQQQREDNRKLEAKTRDSEESDAYECRICGYKAADVCALSQHLHSVHPVTALPGPSSVKDESKGASEGQKSPPEGNSEFSEGSMSSSPMDSEETSISTCNAENQVQAAAQKETVKNSPAAKNSQSISPASILPQRKASSSSESTKGSQSKNSASSGTSGLNQTHLVCLPLVSEGLKLVWVRSEQTNELDAVSDLVEAFNAFPYPTEQEASALARRCSLSAERVKVWFMMQRVRYGISWADDDIRQTRLKLRRLQSMSLGEEGEEEEEDYLAHEERTPETQQQDVKQAPVTEVYTGYAHYTPQLVFSQDEASDFNSRQNSIIPQYTNGVENFVQQQTENQCVADFQNVSVDKDQAQLPRELNHLPPHELKAESSSTYRALSKSAVVCGPPITQQRKKSKAQLMALRRSFVQKNWPSEAEVQRLQRATGLGRHEIRKWFADSRYQLRRSGRSWLAELSKPSQSLEPSGRFQQQLNSDEFQEDGEASGAGLDVDLDVDMEDQQGPVEDGVSESNTRKEDQTEDPSHKDSQASVKQERRDITIVPSPSPASSSPSPSLLQGWNPSLGPEPNLRKKTWEQLNMLRQSFLHCQWPTSEDYTVLQQKTGLTRTEIVQWYGDTRYHIKHSNLRWIHPDDRERVRTGVMKQQKRAGKGPRSRRWTESTDPSFRFREPQPSNGTGGSEAKSWDELYKTASSVLPGGEL; encoded by the exons ATGCAGCAGTGTGAACCCCCTCAGCAACAGCGCGAGGACAACCGGAAGCTGGAGGCGAAAACAAGGGACAGCGAGGAGAGTGATGCTTATGAATGCAGGATCTGCGGCTACAAAGCAGCGGATGTCTGCGCTCTTAGTCAACATCTGCACTCTGTCCATCCTGTTACTGCTCTGCCTGGACCGAGCTCAGTAAAAGATGAGAGTAAAGGAGCCTCAGAGGGACAGAAGAGTCCACCTGAAGGAAAT TCTGAATTTTCCGAAGGGTCCATGTCTTCCTCACCCATGGACTCAGAGGAGACCAGCATAAGTACATGCAATGCAGAGAACCAGGTACAAGCAGCGGCGCAAAAAGAGACTGTGAAAAACTCACCTGCTGCCAAAAACAGCCAAAGTATTTCTCCCGCCTCCATTTTGCCTCAGAGGAAAGCCTCATCCTCTTCAGAGTCTACAAAAGGAAGCCAAAGCAAGAACTCAGCCTCCTCAGGCACATCTGGCCTCAACCAGACACACTTGGTGTGTCTTCCTCTGGTATCTGAAGGTCTGAAGCTGGTGTGGGTGCGCTCGGAGCAGACTAACGAGCTGGATGCAGTATCAGATCTTGTAGAAGCATTTAATGCCTTTCCCTACCCcacagagcaggaggccagtgCTCTGGCACGTCGCTGCTCCCTCTCAGCTGAGCGCGTCAAAGTGTGGTTTATGATGCAGCGCGTCCGCTACGGAATCAGCTGGGCAGACGACGACATCCGGCAGACGCGGCTTAAGTTGCGGCGTCTGCAAAGCATGTCACTCGGGGAGGAgggtgaggaagaagaggaggattATTTAGCACATGAAGAGAGGACACCTGAGACGCAACAGCAGGATGTTAAACAGGCTCCTGTGACAGAGGTCTATACGGGTTatgcacactacacaccacaactaGTTTTCTCCCAGGACGAAGCCAGTGACTTTAACAGCAGGCAAAACAGCATCATTCCTCAGTACACCAACGGCGTAGAGAACTTTGTTCAGCAGCAAACTGAAAACCAGTGTGTGGCTGATTTTCAAAATGTATCTGTTGACAAAGACCAGGCTCAGTTGCCCAGAGAACTGAATCATTTACCTCCTCACGAGCTCAAGGCTGAGAGTTCCAGCACTTATAGAGCTCTGTCCAAATCAGCCGTGGTTTGTGGTCCTCCCATAACTCAGCAGCGGAAGAAATCCAAAGCACAGCTGATGGCGCTTCGCCGTAGCTTTGTCCAAAAGAACTGGCCGTCTGAGGCTGAGGTGCAGCGGCTACAGCGAGCCACCGGGCTCGGACGACACGAGATCCGTAAGTGGTTTGCTGACAGTCGATACCAGCTTCGCAGGAGCGGTCGGTCCTGGCTGGCTGAACTGAGCAAGCCGAGTCAGTCACTAGAGCCTTCGGGTAGATTTCAACAACAGTTAAACAGCGACGAGTTTCAGGAGGATGGCGAAGCCTCAGGAGCGGGGCTTGACGTTGATCTCGATGTGGACATGGAGGATCAACAGGGCCCAGTAGAAGATGGGGTCAGCGAGTCGAACACGAGGAAAGAGGACCAGACTGAAGATCCATCACACAAAGACAGCCAGGCTTCCGTTAAACAGGAGCGGCGTGATATCACTATCGTCCCTTCTCCATCTCCCGCCTCCTCTTCTCCATCTCCGTCACTCCTACAAGGCTGGAACCCCAGCCTGGGTCCTGAGCCCAACCTCCGGAAGAAGACATGGGAGCAGTTAAACATGCTGAGGCAGAGCTTCCTGCACTGTCAGTGGCCCACTAGCGAAGACTACACAGTCTTGCAGCAGAAGACAGGACTGACACGGACTGAGATTGTTCAGTGGTACGGAGATACACGCTACCACATTAAACACTCCAACCTGCGCTGGATTCACCCGGACGACCGAGAACGTGTACGCACAGGTGTCATGAAGCAGCAGAAGAGAGCAGGGAAGGGCCCCAGGAGcaggagatggacagagagCACAGATCCGAGCTTCAGGTTTAGGGAGCCGCAGCCCAGTAACGGGACAGGAGGGAGTGAGGCGAAGTCATGGGACGAATTATACAAGACCGCTTCCTCAGTACTGCCAGGGGGTGAACTTTGA